The genomic region CCATTTGCATCAAACACGTGTGTTTGTATCGTCAGTGTGCCCTCAATATTCGTCATTGGGTACAGATAAGAGGTGATCGTGACGTCGTCAACCTCCTCATTCACGACGGCTTGACGTGGAGATGTCACGGTGACGCTCTGCCACTTAAATGTAGGTTGGACGGTAAATGTTTTCGTCACTTTCTCGATAAGGACACCCGTCTCTTCATCTTTAAAAACGGCTGTCAACTCATATTCTCCAGGTTCAGCATTTAACACAGACCAATGGTAGCGGTCGCCTTCTTTTGGCAAGGGATACTGTTGACCTTCGTCATCCTGTACCCATAAACTGACCTGAACTGGCGACGTGCTATCGTAGAGAGCATCCGCGATGAGGGTATCATAGGCCTCGAATTGATCCGTTTCCACTAGTGAGGCTTCCTCAGCTGTAGGCTCTGGCTCCGATGCTCTCTCATCTTGAGAGTCTATAGCGGTCTCCTCTTCGGGTCTCTCCTCTGATTGATACAGTAAAAGGTCATGAACGACGAGGTCATTGTTGGGTTGCAAGAGTAAGAATTGTGTCGCCAAGGTGGTGATATATAGATCGTCATCCCAGCTCCCGTTCTCTTGCTGCTGTTCAAGGAGTTGTGCCACCACGGCTTCACGATCGTCAAGCCCGGTTGTCTTTAACAGAGCCGTTAGGACGAGTAAGGTTTCTCTTGGGTGTTCAAAGGTGTGAATGTGAGATTCAACATCACTCGAAGCTAAATAGGCGGCCGCGTCTAAGATAGCGGCTTGTAATTGGGTTTGATCTAAGGTTGTCGTTTCCGAAGGATGTAATGAATCCCACTGTCTATGCAGTCGGTCTAAGGTGAGGGTAAGTTGTGCTGTGAGGCGTATGGACGCTTCTCCCTGGCTGCGATAACGCCAAGCGCCATCTTGATCTTGTTGTGCTAGTAAGTATTCAGTGGCTTGAAACAAGGACGCTTGGTCCACATCCTCGGGTTGTACACTGAGATAATTGTTTACAATGAGTGCAGTATCCAAAACATTGCTTTCGTAATACGGAGCCATGCCCCAACCTCCGTCATTATTTTGTGAGGTTAACAGGGCTTCTGCCGCTGTGTATCTTTCTTCTGAAGCTAGAAAAGGCCACTGCCGAGCAAGATGGTCGTGATTTAACGGTTCTTGATTTTGCAACCATTCGACGGCTTTTTCTCCTATGCCTGTCTCCCACTCAGTGTGATTGCTAAGTTGCAATGTATGTAGGATCTCCGATGTATACCTGATGTCTAAGGGACTCCTGCCCCATTCTCCTGCTTCGCCTTGCTGGCTACTTAACCAGTCAAAGGCATTATTAATGGCACCCTGCACGTCCTCATTAGAGGCTTGCGTTTCTGCTGATGCAGATTGAACGAGTGCACCCGTTTGAAAAAATGATGACAAGAGCATCATACAGACCAGCATCGCACTGATAAGCTGTGGTCTGTTAAAACGAAAGTATGATACCTGACCCACATGGTCCCCTCCTCTATTCTATTATTTGGACTTCTAGCCACGTTCATGGCAAATACAAGTTTCTCATAGTGTGTCAACATCAAACGAACGTTCTTTCAGTCCAACGACCTACTATATTCTAAACTTTCTACAAAACTCCTGTTTCTTCAACATAAAAGTGACCAATAGCCTAGACATATGTTTGGAAAGTTGAAATAAATTGGGTCTATAGATATACCTCCGAAACCTAACAATGCCATTATATGGCAATATATTAGGATATTTTAGAAATTTTTTAAAACATGTTGTATTTTTGATCGCTAATCTCCTTTTATGAAGTAGAAGCGCTTCTAAAAAATGAAAAGGGGGATTTCTAGATGAAAATTATGATTGATCCTGGGCATGGTGGATCTGATCCAGGTGCAGTAGGAAACGGGTTACAAGAGAAGGATTTGACACTGACGATTGCGAGGCATATACGAGACTTCTTAGTCAACGAGTATACGGGGGTATCTGTCAACATGACAAGAGACTCTGACGTATACGTAGGACTGTCTCAGCGGGCGAATATGGCCAATTCCTGGGGAGCCGATTACTTCATGTCCGTCCATATTAACGCAGGTGGTGGAACAGGCTTCGAGTCATATATTCATACGACAAGAACAAGCGGATCTGTCCGTGCCCAAGATATTATTCACCCTGAGATTGTCCGTGCCATGAATGTACGCGACCGCGGTAAGAAAAGCGCAAACTTTGCGGTGTTGAGAGAAACTTATATGCCAGCTATCCTAACGGAAAACTTGTTTATTGATCATTCTAGTGATGCTGCGCTATTAAAAGATGCAAACTATCTCCGAACGATAGCGAGAGGCCATGTTAACGGGTTAGAGAAGGCCTTTAACCTACAGAAAAAGTCGGGGGACGGTGGCGATACATTACATCGTGTCATCGTAGATGGGACACAAGTAGGCGCCTATTCTGAAACGCAGAATATACTAAATCAAGTGGATAACCATTTAGGATCTGCTAACGACATTCTGGTTCAACGTGTCTAATTTAAAGCTACACCAGTGATAGGGGTCATATGAGTCGGTAGAATATGAGTAATTTAGTAGATTCATATATATCCAAAAAGAACCTAATATTATAGAGAGGAGGCAACGTTCATGCTATATCGTGTCATTGTGGACGGTGAACAAGTCGGTGCGTATTCTGAGAGGCAGAACATTTTAAACGAGGTGGAGCGCCACATCGGTTCTGCGTATGAAATCCTAGTACAGAAGGTCTAACCCCATGCATTGATTAACTTCAAAAGGTCCTTAGCCCTCAAAAGGTTAAGGGCCTTTCTTTTCAAACATTAAAGTTCACTTCTATTCAATTATTTAAGAGCACTTCTTTTCATGAGGCTGTAAGTTATACGTAGTGATTTAACTTGAACACACCTTGTACGATGCTAGACCCGTTTGCTAAGAATGGTGCCATAATAACAGCAAGACGACACATAAAGCCAAGATATCTAGTAGATCACGTGCGCTAATAGTATAGATGAAGAGAAGATAAAGCG from Caldalkalibacillus salinus harbors:
- a CDS encoding N-acetylmuramoyl-L-alanine amidase family protein; translated protein: MKIMIDPGHGGSDPGAVGNGLQEKDLTLTIARHIRDFLVNEYTGVSVNMTRDSDVYVGLSQRANMANSWGADYFMSVHINAGGGTGFESYIHTTRTSGSVRAQDIIHPEIVRAMNVRDRGKKSANFAVLRETYMPAILTENLFIDHSSDAALLKDANYLRTIARGHVNGLEKAFNLQKKSGDGGDTLHRVIVDGTQVGAYSETQNILNQVDNHLGSANDILVQRV